DNA sequence from the Marispirochaeta aestuarii genome:
CCGGATTGTCGGTACCCAGGGTTTCATCCAGCATCAGACCAAGAACATCCCGGGAAAACTGACGATTGAGGAAAGGGGCACCAGGTTTGCTATTGGCTCGGTTAACCCACTCCTTGAGTGCTGGTTTTACATCTCCTGACAAGAAAATCCCGGCAAGAGTCTCAACCATCTCATCATAATCAGTATCTTCTTCTCCCAGAGGCATTATCTGATCTTCAGGATGCACCTGTGATTCAGAGAACAAAAATCCGAAAAGCTTTTCCTGATCCTTAAGGCCCTTTTTCGCAGACTCCTCGATAATGGTTTGTTCGATCATTTTGACGACATAAGGATCCTTGGTGGCCAGTGCAAGTATCGCCTCAAGCGTTTGCGCTATAGCAGGATAGTTTTCGTACCTTGATTGGAACTTTGTTTCACCAGAGGAATTCCTCCTGACAGCAAACACAGTCTCAAGAAGAGTGATTAACTGACTGATTTCAAGTTTGTTGATAAAGTCCTGTAGTTGTTCAGGATACCAATGAAACATGACCCAGATTCTGAGGAAGATCTCTATGGGCTGATCCTCAGCTTCTCTATCAGCTGATTTTGGTGCTATCTGAATAGGCGTTTGATTGAGGTTCGGAATTACCAGAGATAATACCGAAAATACCAGCGGTTCTGGAAGCTCATCATTAAAACCTTCCAGTAGCCGAACAGTATCATCAGTTACTTCTGCTTCCAGGTAAAAACGAATACGATCTGCCAGCCGAAGCTCTTTTAGCCAGGAATAAACAGGTTTGGGTAAATTCGTCTCTTTAAGAAACGTCAGGAGATATCCATCCTTAAACATCTCATCCAAAACTTCCCGAAATTCTGGTAGATCCTCGAGGTGTTCCCAGTCAAGATTCTGCTTTTCCTGCTGTCTGCGAGAAGGCTCGATTTCTTTCAGCTCATCAAAGTCTCCTAATAGAGCGGCCATACGCAAAAGCGGCTCGTCAGCGCCAGTTCGTTTGGCAATGGTATCGAGCTTGTGTAGAACAGACTTCAGTGCATGGACCTGTTCCTGGGAATCCATTCCCCGGTCTTCATCTGAATCCTGATCGAGTAGCATCCAGGATGTACACCAGTCCACGTACCTGTCAGATAAATGCGCGAAGGTTCCTTCTGGAAACGGGTTATTGGATAACGGCCTAATAAACGTCATATCTTACTCCCAAAACGATCATTGGGAGGCCCCTGTGAAGAACAGGGACGGGCCAGACCAAACAGTCTGCTTAACACCCATTCTGGGCGTCTATTCCCTAACCAGGTTAATAGTAGCCTATAATGTTTGCGCAGTCAATAAAAACCTGGCGTGCTACAAAATCAATGAGGAGTACTTATCAACCGCTCCAGCCTACTGAGCATTTCTTCCCGGGCATCAGGATAATCTTCCAGTACATTAAGAACATGTGCCAGTACATCCTGTAGGACTGTATCAGTACAGAATCTGGTTCTGTATCGGCATATTTTCTTAGTATTATCAGGCAGCTGCATCTCGATAAGTCGCAACTCCTGCTTGATTAAATTGAGGGTATACAGGAAATCCTCCTGGTGGAGTGCAGTTTCCTGTAATCTGCTGAGCCTCTGCTCTTTTTCCATAATAAACTTCCAAAGAACATGTTCTTCTTGTTGCTGTTGCCTGACATGTGCTCGTCCCAGTATAAAGCACAGATGATATTGTTTGTGACGACTCAGCGCAGCTATCGACACCGAAAACCGTTTCGCTATGTTCCGGTACGAATCCCCGGAGATGAGCGCCTGATTAACCTCAAGTGAGTTAGCATGTGTACAAATCGAACATTTGCGCCCCATGTATACCCCTTCAACTAAAGTTTCCATTGAGCTAAATACGGTGACAGGTGACACGTGGTGACAGACAAATCAAGGTTATATGCAAATAGTATGTCCTATCGAGCCTTAACCCAAAAATGCCTGACATCACCCGTCACCCCGACATCGCTACTCTACTCGATACTCTGGACGCAGTTGGATTCCCTGGTAATATCGTCCATACTTGGTCTTTTTATAGGGATACCCCTGCTCCTGTAATGCCTCCTTCCAGGCTCTTCCGAGAAAAGGCTTGTATCCATTTTCTTCGCACCATTTCTCATAAGCAGTACGCAATTTACTGGCAGAAGTAGAAAAGGAACCTCCGATTTCACAGCAATCTTCAATAAAAGCACCTATCAGGTCCTCATCCTGCCTGTATACCTCTGTTGCAGTCTGGATCGTTTCGCTATCTCCATACCCGTCTTTATACCAACGGACTGCCCCACTGATTATCCATGCAAGGATGAATGGACCTGACTGTTCCCACAATTTGGCTGCATAATCCGGGTCTCTCAAACCCTCTGGGACAATATTCTGAAAAGGAAATAGTCTTACTCGTCTCCAGATTCCGGTATCCCTGCCGGTTATCCGCGGCTTATGATTGGTGAGAATTGCGATTGACGCGCAGGGGCGATAGGTAAAGGTATGTTCGCCCTTTCTACTCACCGCGATGGAATCCCCCCCTGTTAGGGCTTTAATCCGACCTTCATCCAGGTGTATTCCGTTTGAAGGTTCTGCCGCATAGGTAAAGCGGACCCCCCTAAGAGCCGCCAGATCATCAGAATGACCAGCTGCACGACGATTTGTCTGAAGGGTTTCGATGGCAACTGGAGCTGCATAATCCCCCAGACACCGGGCAATTGTCTCAAACGTAACGCTTTTTGAGTTCGCACCTTCCCCATAGGCAATTATGACGCGCTCTTTCGGCGTTCGACCGCTTGCACACGATCCTGCAAAGCGATTGAGCGCAGACTTGAGGTCCGGTTTTCCATTGCTGACAAATTCCATCAACTCGAGCCATGCCTTGGGATCGTGGTCAGGATCAGGAGCTATGCCAGTAATCTTTGAAAGCATCAAATCAGGACTGTGCTCTATCTTTACTCCTGTCCTGAGATTGAATACTCCTGATGGAGTATTGAGCAGGTCAGGATCAGCGTCGAAATCCGAATCATCACACGCTATCTGAGGGTCTCGAGCAGCGAGGTTAAGCATTGCCTTTATCCTTGAATAACTCTCTGACCGTTTGGCGTGATCTGCCATTTCCTTTCGCTTCTCAGTATCACCTATTAAATAGGCCTCTGAATACATTGACCGGACAACCTGACGCGCCAGGTTATAGTGATACATCTTAGTATCCCGAATCCAGCGTGTTCCATCATAAACCATCCATGACCCTGAAGTATGGTTGTATTTGGCTATTTTGCGGTACATGTCAGCGTACCGTTCCGAATTACCCAGATCAGTCAATTTCCGGTGTGGACGGCAGACAACCGATTGACTTTGAAGGGTAACGTAATCCTTGATTATCGAGACGATACCATCGTTTGCATGACAGCCTTCATCACATGAGAAGCGAATAGGCTCTCCAACAGCAGGATCCGGAATAGCTACCGTCTGAACATTCTGGTCATTTATACTTTTCATGTGCAGCCGCCTTTTTGGTAGGCATGAACTTCGTAGTGAGTGTCCGATCAACACGGCGAATCTCTGAAGCATGAATGCTGAAAACTGCACCAACCTCACAAAAACTGTTTGCATTGATCTGCTCGACTATCCATTCCGCAATCTCGGCAATCTCTTCAGGGAGTATTACTGTCTTCACTTAGCCCTCCCGTTCGCCTTGCGGTAGCCAGCTGCTATAAAGTCGTTGAGAATTTCCGGAGTCAGGAAAGTACGTCCCCCAAGCTTAATTGTGTCGATCAAGCCTGCGGATGACCATTTCCTGATGGTGATAGGTGCGACACAAAGCAGCTTTGCAGCTTCTTCATAACTGAGGAGACGTTTTTCATTGGAAATTGGAGAAACAAGTAGGTCTTTAGACATGGGTAGACCTCATAAATACCTCGAGAAATTTCTCGAGAAATAGTGAGTCTTCCGGTCTACCTTCTCGACCTTCTGGAACCCTGCGATCAACTCACGCAGTTTTCCACTGATAGAAAGATAGCATCTTCCAATTGGTGTGCCAGGTGTTTCTATCAGAAATATTAAGGATGCCTATGGAAGTGATTTGACGGTCACTTTTGACAAGAGCACCCTCGCCTTGAGTCTTGTATATTCAGATGCAGACTCAAGATCATCTAAAATTGTTGTACAGTTGCATTTCTGTTCCAGGTCGTAGTCACGATATAACCTTAGCGTTAGA
Encoded proteins:
- a CDS encoding helix-turn-helix domain-containing protein, with the translated sequence MSKDLLVSPISNEKRLLSYEEAAKLLCVAPITIRKWSSAGLIDTIKLGGRTFLTPEILNDFIAAGYRKANGRAK
- a CDS encoding DNA primase family protein; the protein is MKSINDQNVQTVAIPDPAVGEPIRFSCDEGCHANDGIVSIIKDYVTLQSQSVVCRPHRKLTDLGNSERYADMYRKIAKYNHTSGSWMVYDGTRWIRDTKMYHYNLARQVVRSMYSEAYLIGDTEKRKEMADHAKRSESYSRIKAMLNLAARDPQIACDDSDFDADPDLLNTPSGVFNLRTGVKIEHSPDLMLSKITGIAPDPDHDPKAWLELMEFVSNGKPDLKSALNRFAGSCASGRTPKERVIIAYGEGANSKSVTFETIARCLGDYAAPVAIETLQTNRRAAGHSDDLAALRGVRFTYAAEPSNGIHLDEGRIKALTGGDSIAVSRKGEHTFTYRPCASIAILTNHKPRITGRDTGIWRRVRLFPFQNIVPEGLRDPDYAAKLWEQSGPFILAWIISGAVRWYKDGYGDSETIQTATEVYRQDEDLIGAFIEDCCEIGGSFSTSASKLRTAYEKWCEENGYKPFLGRAWKEALQEQGYPYKKTKYGRYYQGIQLRPEYRVE